From the genome of Maridesulfovibrio ferrireducens:
CTCGAAGGTTATCACAACAACCGATACAATGATGGGTGAACTCATCCAGCTCAAGCGCTAATAGTCACTAATGTGTCCTGATAAGATGCTGAAAATATAAGAAAGCTCCTTTCTTACAACCTCCGTAGCCGGGAATGACTCCCCTGGTTGCACAGGTACCAGTAATCCTCGCTCCCGATCGTGCCGTATCGGAAGCGGGGATTATTTTTTTTAAGCCTGCCGGAATACTGACTCATGCAAATGCTTTTTATTTCACCCGTAGCCCTCTTTATTAAGCTATCCATATTTGCGATTAAATTTAAAAAACATAAAAATCGTATGGTTATGGATTTTTTTGCGTGGTAAATGCGGTAGGGAAAAAATTGACATGTTCTATTGCGAACTGTTGGTAAAAATTGACCGATATTGCTCTTTTTTTGAAGTCTAGACTTTATCTACGCTTATAAGTCTTTATATTAGTTAGTAAAAGTGTTTTTGGCATTACCGTTGCTTTATGTTGGTTAACAAAACGGATTTTTGTGAACAACAAGGAGGTTCAGATATGTCCTTAGTCATTAACCACAACCTTATGGCCATGACCGCCCAACGCAATCTCGATACAGCGTACGGCAATCTCGGCGTCTCCACCCGGCGCCTTTCATCTGGCTTGAGAGTCGGAACCGCAGCTGATGATGCTGCCGGACTGGCAATTCGCGAACTTATGCGTGCTGATGTTAAATCTCTGAATCAGGGTATGAGAAACGCCAATGACGCGATTTCCATGATTCAGACCGCAGACGGAGCATTGCAGGTTATCGATGAAAAGCTCATCCGCATGAAAGAACTTGCAACTCAGGCATCTACCGGTACTTATAACTCCGATCAGCGCCTGATTATCGATTCTGAATTTCAGGCAATGGCATCGGAAATTACCCGTATTGCAAACGCAACAGATTTCAACGGAATTCATCTGTTAAACGGTAACCTTTCCGGAGCGGCTTCTGCCCATAACGGTAATGGGTTGCACGCAACAGGACCTATGAAGGTTCACTTCGGAACCGGCAACGATTCTTCTGAAGATTACTATTATATTTCAGTCGGCACTTCCACAGCCTCTGCTCTCGGTGTAAACACCGCGATTTCAACTCAGGCTTTGGCCCAGCAGGCTCTGGATAAGATTCAGAACGCAATTATTTCAAAAGATAAGATCCGTGCGAATCTCGGTGCTATGCAGAACAGGTTGGAAAATACCATCACCAACCTTTCAATTCAGGCTGAAAACGTTCAGGCATCGGAATCTCGTATCTCCGACGTCGACGTAGCAAGCGAAATGACTGAATTTGTTCGTAACCAGATTCTCACACAGGCCGCGGTGGCAATGCTGTCACAGGCTAACTCGCTACCGAAGATGGCAATGCAGCTCATAGGCGGATAACGCTTGACATATTGGGTGACGATTAAGGACTGTGGAGATGGCTGATCACCATCTCCCGGTCCTTGACCTTTTTTAAGCAGATAAAAGCAAGACGAAATCAGAAGAAGAATTGAAGGCAGTCTAGAATAATCAGTCTTCAGTCTTTTGAGAATTTAAGTAAACAATTGCAGTTGCAGCCGCTGTCTGTTCAGCCTTTTTCAGACTTGTCCCTTCAGCCTCAAAAGTTTTTCCACTCGGAAGATTTAAGACTACCTGAAATATTTTTTCATGCTCGGGGCCTTTGGTACCTGTAAGCATGTATGTAGGGCGCTCTTTAAATACATCCTGTGTTATTTCCTGAAGTTTGCTTTTAAAATCTTTAGAAGTTTCAATCTTGAAAGTTTCAGGCCATTTATCTTCAAACAGTCTATGGATGAAACTACAAGCCTCATGATAGCCGCCATCAAGGAAAACAGCTCCTATAACAGCCTCCATTGTGTCAGCCAGCAGAGACGCTCGCAGCCTGCCACCTTGAGACTCCTCTCCTTTGCCAAGTCGC
Proteins encoded in this window:
- a CDS encoding flagellin, whose amino-acid sequence is MSLVINHNLMAMTAQRNLDTAYGNLGVSTRRLSSGLRVGTAADDAAGLAIRELMRADVKSLNQGMRNANDAISMIQTADGALQVIDEKLIRMKELATQASTGTYNSDQRLIIDSEFQAMASEITRIANATDFNGIHLLNGNLSGAASAHNGNGLHATGPMKVHFGTGNDSSEDYYYISVGTSTASALGVNTAISTQALAQQALDKIQNAIISKDKIRANLGAMQNRLENTITNLSIQAENVQASESRISDVDVASEMTEFVRNQILTQAAVAMLSQANSLPKMAMQLIGG
- the rnc gene encoding ribonuclease III; protein product: MEEEYLRLQQCIHYRFSQVKHLATALTHSSWANEQVEPCEDNERLEFLGDAVLELCVTEELFKRFQEAHEGQLTKIRSKLVKEKSLSIIALELGLNYFLRLGKGEESQGGRLRASLLADTMEAVIGAVFLDGGYHEACSFIHRLFEDKWPETFKIETSKDFKSKLQEITQDVFKERPTYMLTGTKGPEHEKIFQVVLNLPSGKTFEAEGTSLKKAEQTAAATAIVYLNSQKTED